Proteins encoded together in one Amphiprion ocellaris isolate individual 3 ecotype Okinawa chromosome 14, ASM2253959v1, whole genome shotgun sequence window:
- the LOC129350460 gene encoding probable serpin E3 isoform X1: MKYQAAEVSFGQLRTGSDQRYTVLELPFLGRSLSLQVVLPSERKTLLSSLEAQLTQRHLASWDTGLCRTRMDIFLPRFRMQNKFNLRSVLPAMGISDAFNPTAADFTGISVEEGLYVSDAFHEVRIEVTEDGTKAAAATGMVLLKRSRDPVFKADRPFLFLLQQVHTGIYFTSYRCFQCFSLEKHPSQGMLFDILVLV; encoded by the exons GTCAGCTCAGGACGGGATCGGATCAGCGCTACACGGTTCTGGAGCTGCCGTTCCTGGGCCGCTCCCTGAGCCTGCAGGTGGTTCTACCCAGCGAGAGGAAGACGCTACTGTCCTCCCTGGAGGCTCAGCTCACACAGCGCCACCTAGCGTCCTGGGACACCGGCCTGTGCAGAACCAGGATGGACATCTTCCTCCCAAG ATTCAGAATGCAGAACAAGTTCAACCTGAGGTCGGTGCTCCCCGCTATGGGCATCAGCGACGCCTTCAACCCCACAGCAGCCGACTTCACCGGGATCTCAG TGGAGGAGGGTCTCTATGTGTCTGATGCCTTCCATGAAGTCAGGATAGAAGTCACGGAGGACGGGACCAAAGCAGCTGCTGCTACTG GGATGGTCCTCCTCAAAAGATCCCGAGATCCAGTTTTCAAAGCAGATCGGCCGTTCTTATTTCTACTGCAACAGGTTCACACAGGTATTTACTTCACATCATACAgatgttttcaatgttttagtCTAGAAAAGCACCCTAGTCAGGGTatgctgtttgacattttagttttagtatga
- the LOC129350460 gene encoding probable serpin E3 isoform X2, with translation MKYQAAEVSFGQLRTGSDQRYTVLELPFLGRSLSLQVVLPSERKTLLSSLEAQLTQRHLASWDTGLCRTRMDIFLPRFRMQNKFNLRSVLPAMGISDAFNPTAADFTGISGMVLLKRSRDPVFKADRPFLFLLQQVHTGIYFTSYRCFQCFSLEKHPSQGMLFDILVLV, from the exons GTCAGCTCAGGACGGGATCGGATCAGCGCTACACGGTTCTGGAGCTGCCGTTCCTGGGCCGCTCCCTGAGCCTGCAGGTGGTTCTACCCAGCGAGAGGAAGACGCTACTGTCCTCCCTGGAGGCTCAGCTCACACAGCGCCACCTAGCGTCCTGGGACACCGGCCTGTGCAGAACCAGGATGGACATCTTCCTCCCAAG ATTCAGAATGCAGAACAAGTTCAACCTGAGGTCGGTGCTCCCCGCTATGGGCATCAGCGACGCCTTCAACCCCACAGCAGCCGACTTCACCGGGATCTCAG GGATGGTCCTCCTCAAAAGATCCCGAGATCCAGTTTTCAAAGCAGATCGGCCGTTCTTATTTCTACTGCAACAGGTTCACACAGGTATTTACTTCACATCATACAgatgttttcaatgttttagtCTAGAAAAGCACCCTAGTCAGGGTatgctgtttgacattttagttttagtatga